One genomic region from Bacillus sp. SLBN-46 encodes:
- a CDS encoding spore germination protein has product MKFKNDDSDNGACSQRKNDQNWIKRLSQSNDFVHEHTSLKEDEPFWLSYYRTLISSDILHKEVLPYLQEKLSLEELKSKIPVQEIIFTSDTHKIIQNILQGYLAIQRHRLDEECLLINIANSKFRDVGIPTMESSALGPQVGFIEELDTNINLIRKRLPAAELLVKEMTVGKLSRTRVAVIYMDGIADPENVITVIQRIEDIQYDQILDSSYIASMIEDNSHSLFPQSISTERVDRVAAGLPEGKIIIAADGSPNLVIAPVTLIESLIAMEDYSFSWIISNFFRLLRFFSIFISGLVSPLYVATLTYHYELIPSKLLENLVGSRVSVPFSPFLEALFLEIMIEMVKEAGIRLPTKIGQSLGVVGGIVIGQAVVEAGLTSNVLLILVGLGTLASYIAPVYKFSNTIRFFKFPVIFLAQFLGLFGVFVGVLFTVLHTLRLTSLGRPYVSMYPLRKTAFQDLWFRLPFSMQKENPQSLRPQKKRKSTGTGKKTEPLNDFYE; this is encoded by the coding sequence ATGAAGTTTAAAAATGACGATAGTGACAATGGCGCGTGCTCCCAGAGAAAAAACGATCAAAATTGGATTAAACGATTATCCCAATCGAATGATTTCGTTCATGAGCATACTTCCTTAAAAGAGGATGAGCCTTTTTGGCTTTCATATTATCGTACCCTAATTTCATCAGATATTTTACATAAAGAAGTTCTGCCTTATTTGCAGGAAAAGCTTTCACTCGAAGAATTAAAAAGCAAAATCCCTGTTCAAGAAATTATTTTTACAAGCGATACACATAAAATCATTCAAAACATATTGCAAGGATATTTGGCTATTCAAAGGCATCGATTGGATGAAGAATGTTTATTAATCAATATTGCTAATAGTAAGTTTCGCGATGTCGGCATTCCGACCATGGAATCTTCGGCATTAGGACCACAAGTTGGTTTTATTGAAGAATTAGACACGAACATCAATCTGATCCGAAAGAGATTACCAGCTGCTGAACTACTTGTAAAAGAAATGACGGTCGGGAAACTGTCGAGAACTAGAGTTGCGGTCATTTATATGGATGGGATTGCTGACCCAGAAAACGTAATCACGGTGATCCAACGAATTGAGGATATTCAATATGACCAAATTTTAGACAGTTCATATATTGCGTCTATGATAGAGGATAATTCTCACTCCTTGTTTCCTCAATCCATCTCAACTGAGAGAGTAGATCGGGTAGCCGCTGGACTCCCTGAAGGGAAAATTATTATCGCGGCTGACGGTTCACCGAATCTTGTCATCGCACCTGTTACTTTAATTGAATCTTTAATTGCCATGGAGGATTATAGTTTTTCTTGGATTATTTCTAATTTTTTTCGCTTATTACGATTTTTTTCTATTTTCATATCAGGTCTTGTCAGTCCCTTATATGTCGCGACTCTGACCTATCATTATGAATTGATCCCTTCAAAATTATTAGAAAATTTGGTAGGTTCAAGGGTATCTGTTCCATTCTCTCCTTTTTTAGAGGCACTATTTTTAGAAATTATGATAGAAATGGTGAAAGAAGCTGGTATTCGTTTACCTACGAAAATCGGACAATCACTTGGTGTCGTTGGTGGAATTGTCATCGGTCAAGCCGTGGTTGAAGCAGGATTAACCAGCAATGTGTTGCTTATCTTAGTAGGACTTGGAACCTTAGCATCCTATATTGCACCTGTCTATAAATTTAGCAACACCATTCGTTTTTTTAAATTCCCTGTCATTTTTCTTGCACAATTTTTAGGATTATTTGGGGTGTTTGTTGGAGTATTATTTACGGTTTTACATACGCTCAGATTAACCTCACTTGGGCGTCCATATGTAAGTATGTATCCATTAAGGAAAACGGCCTTCCAAGATCTATGGTTTAGACTTCCTTTTTCCATGCAAAAAGAAAATCCGCAATCCCTAAGGCCGCAAAAAAAGCGAAAGTCTACTGGAACGGGAAAAAAAACAGAGCCCCTGAATGATTTCTATGAATAA
- a CDS encoding GerAB/ArcD/ProY family transporter has translation MQIDKRHQISPYLVFFTIYSSQVGVGILSFQRIIAKKAGFDAWFGVLLAGCFVQLFIWMMYKLLAKADGDIVDVHSMVFGKIIGKGFSMIIMLYYWLASVSVLLGYIEIIQVWMFPNLSAWILSVIILVLVYYCVSGGFRVVVGISFLSFLYPQIYLIILYVFPIKMAHFSNLLPIMNHSFMDILDSVKSSMYTLAGTETLLMFYPFIRNGHSSRKYAHLGALFTTLLYTFSAIVSFSFYSEKQLASTIWPELSLTKIMKFSYLERFEYIYISMYLIIVTALLALLLWCCSRGLKRIFNKKQKYILMVLSFASVLLCQFIKESYKELFDQFITQMNLWLFYAYIPILLLVLTLLKRSHKNG, from the coding sequence ATGCAAATTGATAAAAGGCATCAAATTTCTCCCTATTTAGTCTTTTTTACGATCTATAGTTCACAAGTTGGTGTGGGAATTTTAAGTTTTCAAAGAATCATTGCTAAAAAGGCAGGGTTTGATGCCTGGTTCGGGGTTTTACTGGCTGGATGCTTTGTTCAATTGTTTATTTGGATGATGTATAAGCTTTTAGCAAAAGCGGATGGAGATATCGTGGATGTTCATTCTATGGTGTTTGGTAAAATCATTGGCAAAGGTTTCAGCATGATTATCATGCTGTATTACTGGTTAGCTAGTGTATCTGTTTTACTGGGCTACATTGAAATCATTCAGGTCTGGATGTTTCCCAATTTGTCCGCATGGATTCTTTCGGTCATTATTTTGGTACTCGTTTATTATTGTGTGTCCGGGGGATTCCGAGTCGTCGTTGGAATCTCATTTTTATCGTTTCTTTATCCTCAAATCTATCTCATTATTCTTTATGTTTTTCCTATAAAAATGGCTCATTTTTCTAATCTATTGCCGATTATGAATCATTCCTTTATGGATATATTGGATTCTGTCAAAAGCTCCATGTATACCTTAGCGGGAACGGAAACGTTGCTCATGTTTTATCCTTTTATCAGAAATGGACACTCATCCAGAAAATATGCTCATCTGGGGGCCTTATTTACTACCCTGCTCTATACTTTTTCAGCTATTGTTTCGTTTTCCTTTTATAGTGAAAAACAATTAGCATCAACCATTTGGCCAGAGCTTTCTTTAACTAAAATCATGAAGTTTTCTTACTTGGAACGATTTGAGTACATTTATATTTCTATGTATTTAATCATCGTTACTGCCTTACTCGCACTCTTACTTTGGTGTTGTAGCAGGGGTCTTAAGAGAATTTTTAATAAAAAGCAAAAATATATTTTAATGGTCCTTAGCTTTGCTAGTGTCCTACTATGCCAATTCATTAAAGAATCATATAAAGAACTGTTTGATCAATTTATTACGCAAATGAATCTATGGTTATTTTATGCGTATATCCCTATTCTACTTCTTGTCCTTACCTTGTTAAAAAGGAGTCATAAAAATGGCTAA
- a CDS encoding Ger(x)C family spore germination protein: MAKRFVLGWFLPLFLTGCTLIPPTIVNEINMAQGVGYDLASGNKIKETIVFPIFKKDKSSSTEIKAGIGQSSKEIRALINNETRYPLVSGQLRLALYGKSLSKKGINDFVDTLNRDPSIGSLVQMAIVEGDSSDLLMTEKFKTENISIFIQELLDQNMVSGQLPRTNLQSFLFQFSQVGQDPYLPLIKKEKDSVKINGLAIFKDDRFVTSLSLDDQFIFKGMVDTYKHGLHQFILSNGEKVVLDILHSNAKYKVKIVNGRPVFTIHLKMKTRLQEFSSPKKQRVPINKQKIQKGVEQILEKSTLKMVSRFKDHQVDPIGLGAKYKEHYRKFNEKSWNLIYPQVKVLVHAKVEIKQTGIVE, from the coding sequence ATGGCTAAGCGCTTTGTACTTGGATGGTTTCTACCGCTATTTTTAACTGGTTGTACCCTTATCCCGCCTACCATTGTCAATGAAATAAATATGGCACAGGGCGTGGGGTATGATTTGGCTTCGGGTAACAAAATAAAAGAGACCATTGTATTTCCTATCTTTAAAAAGGACAAGTCTTCCTCTACTGAAATCAAAGCTGGTATTGGGCAATCGAGCAAAGAGATTCGTGCCCTCATAAATAACGAAACTAGATATCCGTTAGTAAGCGGGCAGCTTCGTTTAGCTCTATACGGGAAATCTTTATCTAAAAAAGGAATTAACGATTTTGTAGACACCCTAAACCGTGATCCCTCCATTGGAAGCCTTGTTCAAATGGCCATTGTAGAAGGTGATTCATCTGATTTATTAATGACAGAGAAATTTAAAACAGAGAACATTTCCATATTTATACAAGAATTACTTGACCAAAACATGGTGTCCGGCCAACTTCCTCGAACTAATTTACAGAGCTTTCTATTTCAATTTTCTCAGGTTGGACAGGATCCCTATTTGCCATTAATAAAGAAGGAAAAAGACTCGGTCAAAATCAATGGATTGGCCATTTTTAAAGATGATCGATTTGTCACATCTTTATCATTGGACGATCAGTTCATATTTAAAGGAATGGTTGATACATACAAGCATGGACTACACCAATTTATTTTAAGTAATGGCGAGAAGGTCGTTTTAGATATTCTTCATTCAAATGCAAAATACAAAGTGAAAATTGTAAATGGTAGACCGGTATTTACGATCCACTTAAAAATGAAGACTAGACTTCAAGAGTTTTCTTCTCCAAAAAAACAAAGGGTGCCTATTAATAAACAAAAAATTCAAAAGGGAGTGGAACAAATTTTAGAAAAGAGTACCTTGAAAATGGTTTCTCGATTTAAGGACCATCAAGTGGACCCGATAGGTCTTGGAGCAAAATATAAAGAACATTATCGAAAATTTAATGAGAAATCATGGAATTTAATTTACCCTCAAGTAAAAGTACTTGTTCATGCTAAAGTTGAAATTAAGCAAACGGGAATCGTTGAGTGA
- a CDS encoding esterase family protein gives MEFPKGMIKELTFHSKELGEEILLLVYLPANFSPLYKYSLLIAQDGRDYFQLGRIGRLADEFLYNREIENLIIVGVPYKDVADRRRKYHPNGDQNEQYIRFLAHELVPFLDTEFPTYQMGTTRALIGDSLGATVSLMTAIQYPHTFGKVLLQSPYVNQKILELVEDFTDTQLLEIYHVIGTQETEVPTTDGQVKNFLRPNRELSKIISDKPFTYFYEEFNGDHTWTYWQPDLRRALNMFF, from the coding sequence ATGGAATTTCCAAAAGGCATGATTAAAGAACTTACCTTTCATAGCAAAGAACTGGGAGAGGAAATACTACTTCTCGTTTACCTGCCAGCAAACTTCTCACCACTCTATAAATACTCTCTGCTGATTGCCCAGGATGGCCGGGATTATTTTCAACTCGGCAGAATTGGCCGATTAGCAGATGAGTTTCTTTATAACAGAGAAATTGAAAATTTAATTATTGTTGGGGTACCCTATAAAGATGTTGCCGATCGCCGCAGAAAGTATCATCCAAATGGTGATCAAAACGAGCAATACATTCGCTTCCTAGCACATGAATTAGTGCCATTTCTTGATACGGAGTTTCCAACCTATCAAATGGGTACGACCCGAGCACTTATTGGTGATTCTCTAGGGGCCACCGTCTCATTAATGACAGCGATACAATACCCACACACATTTGGAAAGGTGCTTTTGCAATCACCCTATGTGAATCAAAAGATCTTAGAATTAGTGGAAGATTTTACAGATACTCAGCTATTAGAGATTTATCATGTAATCGGAACCCAAGAAACTGAAGTACCAACGACAGATGGACAAGTGAAGAACTTTTTACGCCCTAATAGGGAACTATCAAAGATCATTTCAGATAAACCCTTTACATACTTTTATGAAGAATTTAATGGTGATCATACATGGACCTATTGGCAGCCAGATTTAAGACGGGCACTGAACATGTTTTTCTAA
- a CDS encoding YjcG family protein: protein MKFGVVIFPSKKLQDLVNSYRKRYDPHYSLIPPHLTLKNAFEATEENALDVANKLQQIAQNTHPFSLKTSKISSFQPVNNVIYFKVDPTDELTNLHSEINQTFSDSPLEYAFVPHITIGQKLSNDEHSDVFGSLRMTKINHEETIDRFHLLYQLENGSWTVYETFRLGKE, encoded by the coding sequence ATGAAATTTGGAGTTGTCATTTTTCCATCAAAAAAGCTTCAAGATTTAGTGAATTCTTACCGTAAACGTTATGATCCACACTATTCACTTATTCCTCCACACTTAACATTAAAAAATGCCTTTGAAGCAACTGAAGAGAATGCATTGGATGTAGCGAATAAGTTACAGCAAATCGCTCAAAATACCCATCCATTTTCTTTAAAAACTTCAAAGATTAGCTCTTTTCAACCTGTAAATAACGTGATTTATTTTAAAGTTGATCCGACAGATGAACTTACAAATCTGCATTCCGAAATCAATCAAACTTTTAGCGATTCACCATTGGAGTATGCCTTTGTCCCACATATTACGATTGGTCAAAAACTCTCTAATGACGAACACTCCGATGTCTTTGGTTCACTCCGAATGACAAAAATTAATCACGAAGAAACCATTGACCGATTCCACCTTCTCTATCAATTAGAAAATGGTTCTTGGACCGTTTATGAAACATTTCGTCTTGGAAAGGAATAG
- a CDS encoding GNAT family N-acetyltransferase produces the protein MKLKVVENQKELEDAFSIRKTVFVEEQNVPLEEEIDQFEDEAVHFVLYNDDFPIGAGRFRVVDGYGKVERICVLKEARKTGAGNAIMNGIEEHALEQGLHKLKLNAQTQAIPFYARLGYEIVSEEFLDAGIPHKTMMKEM, from the coding sequence GTGAAGCTTAAAGTAGTTGAAAATCAAAAAGAACTGGAAGATGCATTTTCCATTCGAAAAACTGTTTTTGTGGAAGAACAAAACGTTCCTCTTGAAGAGGAAATTGATCAATTCGAAGATGAAGCTGTTCATTTTGTTTTATATAACGATGATTTTCCAATCGGAGCAGGCCGATTCCGTGTGGTTGATGGATATGGAAAAGTAGAACGAATTTGTGTATTAAAGGAAGCAAGAAAGACGGGTGCTGGAAATGCCATCATGAATGGCATTGAGGAGCATGCTCTTGAACAAGGGCTTCATAAGTTAAAACTTAATGCCCAAACACAAGCCATCCCCTTTTATGCTCGTCTAGGATACGAGATTGTCTCTGAAGAATTCCTCGATGCAGGTATTCCTCATAAAACCATGATGAAAGAAATGTAA
- a CDS encoding competence protein CoiA family protein, which yields MKTAIYQNQTIELEQLAREQYQKIFLAGKNGELLCPACKEKVQLFLGIQDHPHFFHAHAPKKDCLEPSSPITQIDDTQNYIERNGFKIPQGRTITETPKDVELFKSAKHIEYQIPFIAAEAKPNNERPSYLQQLEGQGVVLDDNQAAAVMETEGSLLVLAGAGSGKTRVLTARTAYMMEVKQTDPRSIMLVTFTSKAAAEMKHRLLSYPKINREKINLLVTGTFHSIFYRILMYHDSVNWSAHKLLKKEWQRDKILKEAGKELDLSEKEFAYDLALQQIGFWKNSLLLPNEVKPSTEWEEKVVFLYTKYEEFKQREGLFDFDDMLIGCYQLLKTSPALLQQYQDRFHYFLIDEFQDINKVQYELVKLLSGKNKNVCAVGDDDQAIYSFRGSDPSYLLEFEKDFPYAKLVTLDQNYRSSHEIVSAANQMISANKLRRTKKMKAQFSAGILPKLFFPYDEEEEATMIVTDIQEKIAAGANPSDFAILYRTNAGSRAVFERLANSNLPFKIDLDADSFYDRYIVRSTLSFLRVSLNEDDPQAIADILPFLFLKQSVLKEIKAQSILKDCSFLESLSHLKTAHAFQEKKLKKAVTLIRGLKHLSPIKALEQIEKDIGFLDFLKKRGNESSKLEKGSDDLKDLKVAARSFDTIEALLVHAEHMSAMNKEIKNLGKHFTDAISLSTIHRAKGLEYQTVYMLGAVDGSLPHDYALETYRNGDFSALEEERRLFYVAMTRAQQQLFISVPQHRRSKKAYQSRFLTPLNKKKRG from the coding sequence ATGAAAACTGCTATCTACCAAAATCAAACCATAGAACTTGAACAACTAGCCAGGGAACAATATCAAAAGATATTCCTTGCTGGTAAAAATGGTGAACTTCTTTGTCCTGCTTGCAAGGAAAAGGTGCAACTGTTTTTAGGGATTCAAGATCATCCACATTTTTTCCATGCACATGCTCCTAAAAAAGATTGTTTGGAACCAAGTTCTCCAATAACTCAAATAGATGACACACAAAACTATATTGAACGGAACGGCTTTAAAATACCGCAAGGCAGAACCATTACAGAGACCCCCAAAGATGTTGAACTGTTCAAGTCTGCAAAACATATAGAGTATCAAATTCCATTTATAGCAGCAGAGGCCAAACCAAATAATGAGCGCCCGTCATACCTTCAGCAACTCGAAGGACAAGGAGTAGTCCTTGATGATAACCAGGCGGCGGCTGTTATGGAAACGGAAGGCTCTTTACTAGTCTTAGCTGGTGCCGGTAGTGGGAAAACTCGGGTGTTAACTGCCAGGACAGCCTATATGATGGAAGTAAAACAAACAGATCCCCGATCGATTATGCTTGTTACCTTTACATCAAAAGCAGCTGCGGAAATGAAGCATCGTTTGCTCTCGTATCCCAAAATAAACCGAGAAAAAATTAACTTACTGGTTACGGGAACCTTTCACAGCATCTTTTACCGTATACTTATGTATCACGATTCAGTGAATTGGTCGGCTCATAAACTATTAAAAAAAGAATGGCAGCGGGACAAAATCCTGAAGGAAGCGGGTAAAGAGCTGGATTTATCGGAGAAAGAATTTGCCTATGATTTGGCTCTTCAGCAAATTGGATTTTGGAAAAACTCCCTTCTCCTGCCTAATGAAGTTAAACCTTCAACAGAGTGGGAAGAGAAAGTTGTCTTTTTATATACAAAATATGAAGAGTTCAAACAAAGAGAAGGTTTATTTGACTTTGATGACATGCTGATTGGCTGTTATCAGCTTCTCAAAACATCTCCAGCACTTCTTCAACAATATCAAGATCGTTTTCACTATTTCTTAATCGATGAGTTTCAGGATATTAATAAGGTGCAATACGAGCTGGTTAAGCTTTTATCAGGAAAAAACAAGAACGTCTGCGCAGTCGGTGATGATGACCAGGCGATTTATAGCTTCAGAGGCAGTGACCCTAGCTATTTACTTGAGTTTGAGAAAGACTTTCCATATGCAAAATTGGTCACGCTAGACCAAAATTATCGTTCCTCTCATGAGATTGTTTCGGCAGCCAATCAAATGATCTCTGCCAATAAATTAAGAAGAACCAAGAAAATGAAGGCTCAATTCTCAGCGGGAATACTTCCAAAGTTATTTTTCCCCTATGATGAAGAAGAAGAAGCAACCATGATTGTTACAGACATTCAAGAGAAAATTGCTGCAGGAGCGAACCCTTCTGACTTTGCCATTCTTTATCGAACCAATGCTGGCTCTAGAGCCGTGTTTGAGCGCTTAGCGAACTCAAACCTTCCGTTTAAAATTGATTTGGACGCAGACTCTTTTTACGACCGCTATATAGTAAGAAGCACCCTTTCCTTTCTAAGAGTGAGTTTAAATGAAGATGATCCCCAAGCAATTGCTGACATCTTACCTTTTCTGTTTTTAAAACAGTCTGTACTTAAAGAAATAAAAGCACAAAGCATCTTAAAAGACTGTAGTTTTCTTGAGTCTCTTTCACACTTGAAAACGGCACATGCTTTTCAAGAGAAAAAATTAAAAAAAGCAGTGACACTCATTCGTGGATTAAAACACTTGTCTCCAATTAAGGCACTTGAACAGATTGAAAAGGACATTGGTTTTCTAGATTTTCTTAAAAAACGTGGAAATGAATCGAGTAAGCTGGAAAAGGGTTCAGATGACCTGAAGGACCTGAAGGTGGCTGCAAGAAGCTTCGATACCATTGAAGCATTATTAGTCCATGCGGAGCACATGTCGGCCATGAATAAGGAAATTAAAAACTTAGGTAAACATTTTACCGATGCCATTAGTCTGAGCACGATTCACCGTGCCAAAGGGCTGGAGTATCAAACTGTCTATATGCTTGGGGCTGTCGATGGCAGTCTCCCGCATGATTATGCACTTGAAACATATAGAAATGGTGATTTCTCTGCTTTGGAGGAAGAACGAAGATTATTTTATGTTGCCATGACCCGCGCACAGCAACAGCTATTTATTTCCGTCCCCCAGCATAGAAGGAGTAAAAAAGCGTACCAATCACGATTTTTAACACCGCTTAACAAAAAGAAGAGAGGCTGA
- a CDS encoding stage VI sporulation protein F — protein sequence MDNGFFKNIENKTGVNMKDIFDLANSLQNANFKDEKTVRHVIQRVSKIANKPVSKDMEDQIVKSIVNDGKQLDFNTITKMMNKK from the coding sequence ATGGATAACGGTTTCTTTAAAAATATAGAAAACAAAACAGGCGTAAATATGAAGGATATTTTCGACCTTGCTAATTCCTTGCAAAATGCTAATTTTAAAGATGAAAAAACTGTACGTCATGTGATTCAAAGAGTATCCAAAATTGCCAATAAACCGGTAAGTAAGGACATGGAAGATCAAATTGTCAAATCAATTGTGAATGATGGTAAGCAGCTTGACTTCAATACAATCACCAAAATGATGAATAAAAAATAA
- a CDS encoding YjcZ family sporulation protein: MWCGYGGGYGYGYGGGSTFVLIVVLFILLIIVGASFY; the protein is encoded by the coding sequence ATGTGGTGTGGATATGGAGGAGGCTACGGCTACGGATATGGTGGCGGTTCAACTTTTGTTTTAATCGTCGTATTATTCATCCTTTTAATCATTGTTGGTGCAAGCTTCTATTAA
- the spoVAE gene encoding stage V sporulation protein AE, which yields MLAMFFWAFVVGGIICVIGQLLFDVAKLTPGHTLSLLVVAGAVLDGFGLYEPLVDFAGAGATIPITSFGNALVHGALQDAKAHGIIGVLTGMFQVTSSGISAAIIFGFIGALIFKPKG from the coding sequence GTGTTAGCGATGTTTTTCTGGGCCTTTGTAGTGGGTGGAATAATCTGCGTCATCGGACAACTATTATTTGATGTAGCGAAACTGACTCCAGGCCATACTTTAAGCTTGCTCGTTGTTGCCGGTGCAGTTCTGGATGGTTTCGGATTGTATGAGCCATTGGTCGACTTCGCCGGGGCTGGGGCAACCATTCCCATTACCAGCTTTGGGAATGCCCTTGTCCATGGAGCCTTACAGGATGCCAAGGCACATGGAATTATTGGGGTATTAACGGGGATGTTCCAGGTGACAAGTTCTGGAATTTCGGCGGCCATTATATTTGGATTTATCGGCGCACTTATTTTTAAACCAAAAGGGTAA
- the spoVAD gene encoding stage V sporulation protein AD produces MLKGHQSWVFANRPMITATGVTGGPFEANGKLANDFDLLYEDLWMGKESYEKAHRLLLEEAIKVALDKGKVQKEQIQFLFAGDLINQITPTSFAARTMQIPYFGLFGACSTSMEGLALSSFVVNYQGAKYVLTGASSHNAAVEKQFRYPTEYGGQKPPTAQWTITGAGVALVQPNEPDRFEPVTTAATIGKVIDMGLTDPFNMGGAMAPAAADTIMAHFRDLELDPSYYDLIVTGDLGRIGHDTAFELLNKSGLKLERRQFQDCGLLIYKEDQPAQSGGSGAGCSATVLYGHLLNQMKKGQYRRILVVATGALLSPLSFQQNESIPCIAHAVAIEMNGEMG; encoded by the coding sequence TTGTTAAAAGGGCATCAATCATGGGTGTTCGCAAACCGCCCAATGATCACAGCAACTGGCGTAACGGGTGGACCATTTGAAGCAAATGGAAAATTGGCCAATGATTTTGATTTATTATATGAAGACTTATGGATGGGAAAAGAATCCTATGAAAAGGCCCATCGATTATTACTCGAAGAAGCAATTAAGGTTGCCTTGGATAAAGGAAAAGTTCAAAAAGAACAAATCCAATTTTTATTTGCAGGAGATTTGATCAATCAAATCACACCGACGAGTTTTGCGGCACGGACGATGCAGATTCCATACTTTGGTCTGTTTGGCGCTTGCTCGACTTCCATGGAAGGCTTAGCGCTGTCTTCTTTCGTGGTGAACTACCAGGGAGCTAAATACGTCCTTACAGGTGCATCAAGCCATAACGCAGCAGTAGAGAAACAGTTTCGGTATCCAACTGAATATGGTGGTCAAAAGCCGCCTACCGCGCAATGGACCATTACGGGTGCAGGAGTAGCACTTGTGCAGCCTAATGAACCTGATCGTTTCGAACCTGTGACAACTGCAGCAACCATCGGAAAAGTGATTGATATGGGCTTAACCGATCCATTTAACATGGGTGGGGCAATGGCGCCAGCTGCGGCAGATACCATCATGGCTCATTTTCGTGACTTAGAGTTGGACCCATCCTATTATGATTTAATTGTTACTGGCGACCTTGGAAGAATCGGACATGATACTGCCTTTGAATTATTAAACAAAAGCGGCCTTAAATTGGAGCGAAGACAATTCCAGGATTGTGGTTTATTAATTTACAAGGAAGACCAACCGGCGCAATCTGGGGGAAGCGGTGCAGGTTGCTCAGCAACCGTTTTATATGGTCACTTATTAAATCAAATGAAAAAAGGGCAATATAGAAGAATTTTAGTTGTTGCAACAGGGGCTTTGTTATCACCGTTAAGTTTCCAGCAGAATGAATCAATCCCGTGTATTGCACACGCTGTGGCGATAGAAATGAATGGAGAGATGGGGTGA
- the spoVAC gene encoding stage V sporulation protein AC: MPSNKQRNTTLQQRNYQQLQQKHEIKRPVLKNCIKAFFVGGLICVIGQAVSYFYIYFFNFTEQSVGNPTVATMVFFSMLLTGFGVYDRLGQFAGAGSAVPVTGFGNAVISAAIEHRTEGFVLGVGGNMFKLAGSVILFGVFSAFVVALIKTLLVMWGVL; the protein is encoded by the coding sequence ATGCCTAGTAACAAACAAAGAAACACAACACTTCAGCAGAGAAACTATCAACAACTACAGCAAAAACATGAAATAAAGAGACCGGTCTTAAAGAATTGTATAAAAGCTTTTTTTGTAGGTGGGCTCATTTGTGTAATTGGTCAAGCTGTTAGTTATTTTTATATTTACTTTTTTAATTTTACTGAACAGAGCGTTGGAAACCCTACAGTCGCAACCATGGTCTTTTTTTCAATGCTATTAACTGGGTTTGGAGTCTACGATCGATTGGGTCAATTTGCAGGAGCAGGGAGTGCTGTGCCGGTGACTGGTTTTGGTAATGCAGTCATCTCGGCTGCCATTGAGCACCGGACAGAAGGGTTTGTTCTTGGCGTTGGTGGAAATATGTTTAAATTGGCTGGATCGGTCATTCTCTTCGGAGTTTTTTCCGCTTTTGTAGTTGCATTAATTAAAACGCTACTTGTGATGTGGGGGGTATTGTAA
- a CDS encoding YhcN/YlaJ family sporulation lipoprotein produces the protein MKTTNPKPVIISNKKHSDRVEEIKKDVSSLPELYDVAVIKGKKDTLVVYKVKHLHRFRMKKIEKNVNEMLEEKYPKESFTVSSDYKVFLEAVRLKEHIKSSDISDQKAEKRFKEIVKMTEDMK, from the coding sequence ATGAAAACAACTAATCCTAAACCGGTTATTATTTCTAATAAGAAGCATAGTGACCGAGTGGAAGAAATTAAAAAGGATGTTAGTTCTCTTCCTGAACTCTACGATGTAGCTGTAATTAAAGGTAAAAAGGATACGTTAGTCGTTTATAAAGTTAAGCATTTGCACCGCTTTCGAATGAAGAAAATTGAAAAAAATGTTAATGAAATGCTGGAGGAAAAATACCCAAAAGAAAGCTTTACAGTTTCAAGCGATTATAAGGTGTTTTTAGAAGCTGTGAGGCTAAAGGAACATATTAAATCATCTGATATCTCTGACCAAAAAGCTGAAAAACGCTTTAAGGAAATTGTAAAAATGACAGAAGATATGAAGTGA